GGTTCCTATCGGCTTCTTCTCTCTTGAAATGAACAACGTCCAGCTGGTCAACCGTCTTATCAGTAATGTATGCGAGGTCTCTGGACGTAAGATTCTGAATGGTCAGCTGGACCCTTCTGACTGGGAACGACTGGATAAGAGAATCGGCAGATTGACCGATGCTCCTATCTATGTGGACGATACACCGGGCCTCTCTGTGTTTGAATTGAGAACCAAGGCTCGCCGACTGGTGCGCGAAAAAGGTGTCAAGATTATCATGATTGACTACTTGCAGCTGATGAATGCCAACGGTATGAAATTCGGCAGCCGACAGGAGGAGGTCTCTACCATTTCCCGTTCTCTCAAGGGACTTGCCAAGGAGTTGGATATCCCTGTCTTGGCTTTGTCTCAGTTGAGTCGTAACGTAGAAAACCGTGAGGGACTTGAAGGAAAACGCCCACAGTTGAGTGACCTCCGTGAGTCTGGAGCCATCGAGCAGGATGCCGATATGGTACTCTTTGTGCATCGTCCGGAGTATTATCACATCTATCAGGATGAAAAGGGAAACGATCTCCATGGTATGGCACAGATCATTATCGCCAAGCACCGTAAAGGTTCTACGGGAGATGTGTTGCTCAACTTCCGTGGTGAGTTTACCCGTTTCCAGGATCCTACTGAGGCGGCAGCTTCATCACCAGCCGCTGATGGTGGTGGTGAAATTATAGGTTCACGTATGAATGGAGGAGGCGAATTACCTCCACCTCCAGGCGACTTGCCTTTCTAAATATGCACAAATATTACGATTTTGGGTATAAATTTACGCTTCGAATACTAAATTGTTATCTTTTAGATTAAAAAAGTGATAAATTGTTTGTTCATGTCGAATAAATATATTACCTTTGCAATCGTAAATTAAAAAATAAGAATTATGGCAATTGAAACATTGAACATTAGTAGCATTATTATTCGACTTCGACTGCAGTATGTAGGCGGAAGTGATGAGGTATGCGTATAGTTCATGGATTATGATATAATAAGCCTTTCCACTTCCGTATAGAAGTGTGAAAGGCTTTTTTGTTAAAAACTTCGGTTGTCTTCTTGGGTATAGAATAATAAAAAAAGATATTGATATGAGTGACAGATTATTTATTTTCGACACAACCCTGCGAGATGGTGAGCAGGTGCCTGGATGTCAGTTGAACACAGTGGAAAAAATTCAAGTGGCAAAGCAGTTGGAGCTACTCGGCGTTGATGTTATCGAAGCTGGTTTCCCTATCTCTAGTCCAGGTGATTTCAATTCGGTTGTGGAGATTTCTAAAGCCGTGACTTGGCCTACGATTTGTGCCCTTACTCGTGCGGTGGAGAAAGATATTGACTGTGCTGCCGAGGCTTTGAAGTATGCTAAGCATAAGCGTATTCATACGGGTATTGGTACAAGCGATAGCCATATCAAATATAAGTTCAATTCTAATCGTGAAGAAATCATCGAGCGTGCTGTTGCTGCTGTAAAGTATGCTAAAAAATACGTCGAGGATGTGGAATTCTATGCGGAGGATGCTGGACGTACGGATAATGAGTATCTGGCTCGTGTGGTAGAGGCGGTCGTAAAGGCAGGTGCTACGGTTGTGAATATTCCTGATACTACCGGCTATTGCCTTCCTGAGGAATATGGTGCTAAAATCAAGTATCTGATGGAGCATGTGGATGGTATTGAAAATGCCCGTATTTCTACTCACTGTCATAATGACCTCGGTATGGCAACTGCCAATACGCTCCAAGGTGTGTTGAATGGTGCCCGTCAGGTGGAGGTTACGATGAATGGTATCGGTGAACGTGCTGGTAATACTTCTCTTGAGGAAATTGCCATGATTCTGAAGTGTCATAAGCATCTCAATATTGATACCAATATAAATACGACTAAGATTGTTCCGATGTCTCGTAT
This is a stretch of genomic DNA from Segatella hominis. It encodes these proteins:
- the dnaB gene encoding replicative DNA helicase, which encodes MPDNRKKNNGKKGTSPIDPNFAHVQPQAVEIERVVLGALMVDSDAFSVVSELLKPETFYEPRHQKIYEAIRNMNMDERPVDIMTLNDELSKMGEIDKVGGVDYLMEISSQVASAAHVESHARILAEKYMQRQLIHFAGDIETKAYDSSVDVDELMQQAEGSLFQISQNNMKQDFTQVAPVVKNAVEILQRAASNKGGLTGIPTGYVGMDEITSGWQASDLVIIAGRPAMGKTSFALSIAKNVAVDYGVPIGFFSLEMNNVQLVNRLISNVCEVSGRKILNGQLDPSDWERLDKRIGRLTDAPIYVDDTPGLSVFELRTKARRLVREKGVKIIMIDYLQLMNANGMKFGSRQEEVSTISRSLKGLAKELDIPVLALSQLSRNVENREGLEGKRPQLSDLRESGAIEQDADMVLFVHRPEYYHIYQDEKGNDLHGMAQIIIAKHRKGSTGDVLLNFRGEFTRFQDPTEAAASSPAADGGGEIIGSRMNGGGELPPPPGDLPF
- a CDS encoding 2-isopropylmalate synthase, with product MSDRLFIFDTTLRDGEQVPGCQLNTVEKIQVAKQLELLGVDVIEAGFPISSPGDFNSVVEISKAVTWPTICALTRAVEKDIDCAAEALKYAKHKRIHTGIGTSDSHIKYKFNSNREEIIERAVAAVKYAKKYVEDVEFYAEDAGRTDNEYLARVVEAVVKAGATVVNIPDTTGYCLPEEYGAKIKYLMEHVDGIENARISTHCHNDLGMATANTLQGVLNGARQVEVTMNGIGERAGNTSLEEIAMILKCHKHLNIDTNINTTKIVPMSRMVSSLMNMPVQPNKAIVGRNAFAHSSGIHQDGVLKNVQTYEIIDPKDVGLDDNAIVLTARSGRAALKYRLHVNGVNVDDEEKLDKIYKKFLQLADKKKEVTDEDVLMLAGADSADKHGVQLDWLQVTTGKGVKSVASIGLNIAGQKFEAASSGNGPVDAAIRALKKVITKEMNLKEFTIQAIDKGSDDVGKVHMQVEYDGHVYYGFGADTDIVTASVEAYIDCINKFKVR